The genomic DNA CATCGCTTCGTTCAATCTTTTCTGAAGCTCGTGGAGTTTGCTCTGCTTCTCCGGATTGGCCATATGGCTGGAGTCCACCAGCGCCGGGTCCGTCTGCACCGCGGAGTCCATTTCATTCAGGCTCATCCCGCCTGCGCGGCGCTTGCGCTTCTTCAGGAAGTTCAGCGTCATGTTCACCGCGATCTGATAGATCCAGGTGTAGAAGCTGGAGTGCCCGCGGAACTTGGGCAGGGAATGATAGGCCTTCGCGAAGATATCCTGGAGAAGATCGTACGTGTCTTCCTTGTGGGAAGTCATGTTGTAGACGAGGCCGTACAGCTTTTCGCCGTATTTGAGGATCAGGGCGTCGAACGCGCGCGTGTCGCCGGTACGGGCGCGCGCAACGAGATCTTCGTCCGGATCCGGCTGGAGGGGATCATCCGGCATCTTCGGGG from Luteolibacter rhizosphaerae includes the following:
- a CDS encoding sigma-70 family RNA polymerase sigma factor; the encoded protein is MPDDPLQPDPDEDLVARARTGDTRAFDALILKYGEKLYGLVYNMTSHKEDTYDLLQDIFAKAYHSLPKFRGHSSFYTWIYQIAVNMTLNFLKKRKRRAGGMSLNEMDSAVQTDPALVDSSHMANPEKQSKLHELQKRLNEAMLGLSEAHRTVVTMFDIQGIPHAEIARILKTSEGTVRSRLHYAHLQLQSKLQDYWE